cATTCCTAGTATAATttaattgaatgtcttttattagcattaatattgactataaaacttattatAGCATTCAAGAAATATAAGTCCAAGTTTAAAATTAtgcgttaaaagataaaattataaaatatttaagaaatatttataaactacactacaataaatatttttatgtattaaatatatttaaaacttctatatatataatatcgggttggtttggtttcggtttgactttttttagaccaaaccaattatggtcggatttttttctcaataccaaatcaaatcaaaccaaaccatagtcggattTGTTTTCTCGGTTTGATTCGGATTATCAATTTAGTGCGATTTGTCGATTTTCCTTGTATACCCCTGCTCACAAGCATCCACACATATATTGTCCAGTTAAATCAATGTTGAGTTTACACCTAACATGTTGAACACGTTGTTGGACCATATATTATTCCTTATTTTGTTGTTGAGCAACATATATATCTAAAGATCGGACATATATAGTTATGAGATGTTGGAGTCAATAAAATCGAAGAACATAGCGCTAATTAAGTTTGAGAGATAACAAGAGAAcagaggctagggtttcagagagatAATTCTTTGCATTAGAAAACTGAATTAATCAGCTAAACTGAAAATACACTATATATACACATGGGGGCAAAATTGTCAAAAAACGTAAATATCTAGCCTTAAGTCGGTGGGCACTGAATTGGACTTAGGTTAGTGGGCTCAGTCTGAATTGGGCTTGAGTCAGCATTAGGCCCAAAAATGAACATGAAGCCCAATATGAACTCTTTCGGATTATATTTCGCAGTCGTGGCAATTTCTCATCATTAGTCTAATTGTTCTCTATAATCTGCGTTTAATCAAACCACATACTGTTACAAGAGCCATAACAAAAGAGTAATCAACATGGGGTTCCACTTCTAGAGTTAGCACATCATCTCCATAGCCAAATCCTAGTGATGACTCTTTTTGTTTTACCTGTAATATATATAcaccaaattaaattaaacaaaacaaaaaaaagttagTGTAATCTATTTTAAAAATCATACATACTCAAAatgaaatgatattttttttaaaaagctaTGTAAATTCTATGGATTAGAGAAGTCAAAGGATCACTAACCTCAGCAAGAACTTGACCAGCACTATGTAAAACTTTAAATGACGATTTTCTGTCAGTTTGTTGAATCTTATAGCAGCTTCCTATAGATATCTCACACCCCAAATTCACATTACATATGACATCTCCTGATCTTGAAAAGTACTTGCAATTTCTTCTCACTTGAAACCATGGTTTCCCTTTAAATCCACCACTTGAATATCCATTCCAACGACCAAATAATCTTAGCTTCTGGgggttaaaaaataaaacaaagttcAATTTCCATATTATGGATATCACAGCAAAATACttaaaaaataaactaattaaagtttttttttttttttttttacctcttTTTTAATGGAGAAGAGAACTTGTCCATAAAGATCCATGAGAAATACTTCATTGCTACTTGTTTCTTGGTAGTTGTCAACTCTGAAAACAATATCACCTTTGGAATTAAAGACAGTACAACCATTCCCATGGAACACTAGGGATTTCATCCATATAGTAAATGTTTCTCTTGTGGACGTCACATAATTTGGAGAGGAAAAAGAAGGAGAATTAGAGTTCTTGAGTGTTTCTGGATGAATTTTGGCCATTGTAATAACAGCTTAAATAAACAAGTTGAAAGGAAGTCTTAATAATTTATGGAGCCTTTTTGGTACTTGTTTCCACCAAAGTACATTGAGTAACTTGAGAAATTGTAAGGGTTTATATAATAATATGATGAAGAAGCTGCCCGTACAAATAGGGGCGCGATGCAATATTATCGTACTTTTGACATTgaacataaatttatgtgtaaaaattcattaaaattataataaataataaataatagatgtaaactcataattttaaaaatatcttGAGTTTAATGCTATAAACTTTATAGGATAAACTtataaagtttaaattttggATTCGACAAAACAATTAATAGAAGAAACAAGCATGAAAAAGGACATGTTATCCTTTGAACTTTGGAGCAAAAAAAGGAAAGGTAGAAACTTTGACTTATTAGAACATATTTTTGCACGTTTATTATTTGTATTGTGCCCGCAGTTTCCATGGGAAATAAAGTAGAGATAGCACTGTTCAGTACTTCAGTATGTATGCAAGTGGGAGATGGCCTTGTCCCActtaccaaaaaaagaaaagatatagAACTTTATGTTCATGTTTTTCTCTTGGAGAATTATAATGAAAGGAAATTCAAACATTTTTTTAAATACGGGTTGTAGACTTGTATGCATTCACTTTTTAAATGTTTGGATTCATCCCGGAAAATTCCTCTCAAAGTGCTATTTTAAATATTACTATAATGTACATAAATTACTTTTCGCGGGATATCAGTTTTATGACTCATTACAAATATTCTTTTAGTTTTATAATCTTTTTGTATAGGAGATCGGTAAAAAAAAGGACATAAGAGAGCGGTTAATAAACTACATAAAATATTCTTGTAGGATCATTTTCTCATGGGTGGAAGTATTTCGTGTCAAACCCTCATATTATCAAATGTATCTAAGTACCGTGAACATTTTAAGATTATCCCTAAATTAACCAACGAGCATGCTTGACCCAATGAATCtaatataagaaaaaaaattattctacATTTTAGGAATAATAAATGAGTAAGAGATCTTGCATTTACTGTAATAATAGGTGCGAAAATAGGTAAAAATTAAATAAGTTGCTTACGTGGTAAAGGTGATAGTAGTTTGGTTTAGTTTTGATTTGATTAAGAAAGACATACTTTATGTTTAAAAAGCCTAAAAGTTCTTTAAAGTATTTTGTGCCAAAGATGGCCTTAAATTTCAGAGATGCCTTTTGGATAAAACTAAAAGATGAGGATTAGCCGATTGAATAAAGATGACAAATT
This DNA window, taken from Nicotiana tabacum cultivar K326 chromosome 15, ASM71507v2, whole genome shotgun sequence, encodes the following:
- the LOC107805118 gene encoding protein LURP-one-related 11-like codes for the protein MAKIHPETLKNSNSPSFSSPNYVTSTRETFTIWMKSLVFHGNGCTVFNSKGDIVFRVDNYQETSSNEVFLMDLYGQVLFSIKKEKLRLFGRWNGYSSGGFKGKPWFQVRRNCKYFSRSGDVICNVNLGCEISIGSCYKIQQTDRKSSFKVLHSAGQVLAEVKQKESSLGFGYGDDVLTLEVEPHVDYSFVMALVTVCGLIKRRL